The genomic window ACGCCCTCGTCACCATGTTTCACCCGCCCGACCTTGGCAGTGTCGCAGGCGCGGTGCGGTCGATGGCCGATGCAGCAGGATTGCGACTCGGCGGCGACTTGGCAGAGCGAATCGCGCGCTCCGCCGGGCTCGACGTTCGGCTTGCCCAGTCCGAAGTGGACAAATTGGCGCTTTATCTCGACGCCTCCAGCCAGACGCCCAAATCCGCCACTCCTGAAGATCTGGCAGCAATCGGCGCGCCAACCGAAGATGACGGCTTTGCACCTTTGGTTAATGCGGTGCTTGGCGGAGAGCTTGGCAAATTGCCAAGCGAACTCAGGCGGATGAAGGAGCTGGGGATCAATCCTGTTGGCCTCCTCCTCGCGCTTGAACGGCGCGCAGGCCAATTGACCCAGATCACTGCAAAGCTTGGGCCCCGCGGCAATTTTGATAATCTGGGCAAGGGCGAAAAGGCACAGCTTGGCGTTTTCTGGAAGGAAGAACGCGAGATTCGTCAGCAACTTGGCCGCTGGCCCGCGCGCAAGCTCGGCCGCCTGATCCCGCGCCTTGCCGCCCTGCATCAGAGCTTGCTTGCCAATTCTCAGGCCGCCGAGCTTTTGCTCGCCCAGGACCTCACCCAGATCGCCCGATTTGCCGCCAAACGGTAGCATTTTCGGACAGATGTGATTTTTCGCACCTGCAAAAAATTCACTTTTACGTAAAATCCCGTAAAGGTTCTTTAGTAACGGCGTACTAAGGGTATCTACGGGGTTAGGCGTTAGATATGAATAAACAGACCGGGTTGCTGCTGGACGCAGCGCATACCGAGAAAATAGCACGGCCAATCGCGCCATCGCTCGAAAGGCGCCGTTTGCGCGCCTTCGCAGTGATGATGGTGATTGACGCAGCGCTTCTGCATATCGCCTTTGCTGCCGCCAGCCTTATTTATCACGGCGACTGGGCTTCGCCTAACAATATGCTGGCAGCCCAAACCTTGCTGCCAGTGTTCTTCACCATCGCTCTTTACAATGGCAGCTATGGCGGACAGGCGCTGGGCGATTGGGTGTTCGCCGCAAAACGCGCTTTGACCGCGCTTCTGGTGTCGACGGCGCTGGTGAACTTCCTCGCCTTCTATACCAAGTCGAACGCTGAATTTTCCCGTGGGTCAGTGACGCTGGGCCTCATCTTGTCGGCGATTGCGATCGTTTCCTTCCGGCGCGTAGTGGAAATGTTCATTGCGCGCTTCTGGCAGGGTCGCACCACCAATGAATTGGTGATTGACGATGGCGGCCCCAGCTTTGCGAGCACGCGCGGGGAAAGTATTCTGGCGAGCGATTACGCGCTTGATCCCACCAGCCACGATCCCTTCATGTTCGATCGCCTCGGCAAGCTTCTGCAAAATCAGGACAAGGTTGTCGTCAGCACCCCGCGTGAGCGGCGCGAGCAATGGGCATTCCTGTTGAAATCGGCTGGCGTCCACGGTGAGATCGTCAGCCAGCCAGCGCATGATCTGGGCGCGCTGGGTGTGCAGCATTACGAAGCGCAGGATCGCACGACTCTGATTGTCTCAAATGGTCCGTTGAAGCTGCGTTCGCGTATCTCGAAACGCCTTTTTGATACAGTGATAGCGGGCGCTGCACTGCTTGCGCTCTCGCCTTTGCTGCTTGTTGTTGCGCTAATGATCAAGCTGGAGGACGGCGGCCCCATCTTCTTCGTCCAACGCCGCATGGGGCGGGGCAACACCTTCTTCAATATGTTCAAATTCCGCTCGATGAAGGTGGACAAGAACGATGCAGAGGGCGCGCGTTCGACGGGGCGCGAGGATGATCGGATCACGCGCATCGGTGCCTTTATCCGAAGGACAAGCATTGATGAACTGCCGCAGCTGATCAATGTGCTGAAAGGCGATATGTCGATCGTCGGCCCGCGGCCGCACGCATTGGGGAGCCGGGCAAACAACAAGTTTTTCTGGGAAGTCGATGCCCAATACTGGCGCCGCCACTGCCTGAAGCCGGGGCTGACAGGCCTTGCACAGGTGCGCGGGCACAGAGGGGCAACCGAGAAGGAAAGCGATCTCACCGATCGGTTGCAATCCGACCTTGAGTATATCTCAGGCTGGTCGCTGCGGCGCGATATTGAAATCGTGTTCAAGACGATCCTCGTGCTGCGGCACGAGAATGCTTACTGAGTTTTGCGAAGGCGTATCCGCGCCTTTGTCCTCGCTAGACGGGCAGGCAAGCTGCCCCCGCGAAGTTTATCCTGAGCGGCTGGCTTGCCAGCCAGTCGAAGGGGCGGCCTTGCAGGTGACCTACTTAATCACCACTCACATTAAACGTGCCGGTCACCCGGCCATTGTCACCAGGGGTGGTCGAATTGGCACCGCTTGCGCGGCCATCGACGCTGGAAAGACCGGTTGCAAGGTTGATCACAAGCCGCTCACCGCGCAGCACATCGCCGCCTCGGCTGAGCGAAACATTGCCCGCCATGGTGATGATGCGCTTGCCAAAGTCATAGACCGCAACATCGCCGCTGGCGCGTTCATTGGCCCGCGTCACCACCACGCCGCCATTGGCTGTGATGCGTTGAACATCCAGAGAGCCATCGTCGGTGTAGCTTGCCAGCATCCGGTTTGAACGCACACTCAATGGCCCCTGATTGACCACCACATTGCCGCTCAAAACGACGCGGTTCGCACGGTCGTCAAAATCAATGCTGCCCGCGTCGAAGGACACTGGCGCATTGGTGTCATGCGAGGCGATGGTTTGCGCGTGTGCGCTCATACCAAGGGCAATACACCCGCCTATCAAAGCTCCGCCCGCGGCCCAGCTAAGGCCAATTTTCGCAAGATTTGAGGAAGAAATGCGGGCCATTTACGGCATCCTTTGTCCGATTGTGTTCATGCCGCTGAGTTTGCCCGGAACCATAGTCAGCCGGGCATTGCCATCAAGCGAGATCGTGCGCGCGTCGAGATCGCCGCGCATGGAATTGGCGGAAAATGTGCCGACGGGCAGTGCGCCTTCGACCCCGCCTGTGCCGGTCATCGTGCGTGTCTCAAGGTTGAACTCAACCCCGCTTGCCTCGATCGCATAGCCATCGGCGGTGCGAACACGCATCGTGCCTTCGACGTCGACCACTTCGCTGTCGATGTCATAGACCCCGCCTGCTGCTGACAGTTGGGCAGGGCCTTCTTCCAGCAAAAGCTGGGCGAGAAGATCATCCATGCGCACTTTGCCTTCCGCGCTTGAGCGCTGCACCGCTTCGCCTGCGGTGATCGAGAAAGGGCGGCCCATATCATCGCGGCCCCGGTACATGGCATTATCGACGCTTAAGCGTTCATTGATCACTGCAACGCTGTTGCGGTCGAGCAGAAAGCTGATTTCGCCGCGCGGCGACAGTGGCGTGATAATCATCAGTGCAGCCATCACCCCGACACCCATAGGCAGTGCGCGCGCCAGAAAGGCCACGAGCTTGTCGTGGCTGCCGCCAGGAGCTGCAAAATCCTGACGCTTGCTGCGTAGTTCCTTGGCGCGGTTGGTTTCGATGCGGCGTTTGATGACCATTGTTAGGCGGCCTCTGTCCTACCTGTAGTAACCTTCATTGTGGCTGAATATGTCGCGCCCGTCCCAGCCTGCAATGTCGAGCGCGGCGCGCGTTGGCAGGAAGTCAAAGCACGCTTGTGCGATTTCCATGCGCCCCTCGCGTTCGAGGCGCACCACCAGCTCATCGCGCAGGCGGTGGAGGAAACGCACGTCAGAGGCCGCGTAATCGCGCTGCGCCTCGTTCAATTCCGGCCCGCCCCAATCGGAGGATTGTTGCTGCTTGGAGATATTTTCGCCGAGCAGTTCATCGGTCAGGTTTTTGAGCCCGTGGCGATCGGTGTAGGTGCGCACCAGCTTGCTTGCGATCTTGGTGCAGAACACAGGGCCTGCCTCAACGCCAAGATAATACTGGATCGCCGCCAGATCGAAGCGGCCAAAATGGTAAAGCTTCACCCGGTTCGGATCAGCAAGGATGCGCGTCAAATTGGGCGCTTCATAATCGCTACCCGGCGAAAAGCGCACCAGATGCTCATCGCCTGAACCATCGGAGATTTGCACCACGCACAAACGGTCGCGGTGGGTGATAAGCCCCATCGTCTCGGTATCGACAGCCAAGTCGCTTGTGCCCTCAAGCACGCCATCGGGGAGGTCTTCTTCGTGAAAATATACAGCCATATGGGCAACGCCATTACGCCACATTGGGTGAGAGGGGAAGAGGGCGCTTTAAGAGGGGGAAACCCGCGTGGTTCGCCTCGCCTCAGATGTGCGCTGGGTGTAACCTGCCTGCCTAATGGCAAGCGAAGACATCCCTGAAACTTGGCGCGCGGCGCTGGAGCCTGCATTGCGCACGGCGCAAGCGCGCAAGCTTGGCGGCTGGCTGGTGGCTGAGGAGCAGGCGGGCAAGGTGATCTATCCGCCGCGTGGGGCAAGGCTTGCAGCGCTCAAGGCGACGCCCTTGGACAAGGTGCGCGTCGTTATCCTTGGCCAAGACCCCTATCACGGGCCGGGCCAAGCTCATGGGCTGAGCTTTTCGGTGCAGGACGGGGTCAAACAGCCCCCATCGCTGGTCAATATCTTCAAGGAACTGGAAAATGACCTTGGAATCCCTCGGCCTGAGAGCGGCAATCTCACGCCGTGGGCGCGCCAAGGCGTGCTGCTTTTGAATAACACGCTCACGGTTCAAGAGGGGCAGGCGGGAAGCCATGCCGGGCGCGGTTGGGATGCGATCACCGATGCCTGTGTGCAAGCGGTGGTGGATCAGGGGCTTCCGTGTGTTTTCATACTGTGGGGCAGCCATGCCGCAAAGAAAGCGAGCCGGGTAAAGGGCCTTGGCGCTGGCCAGCACCATCGCGTGATCAAATCCCCGCATCCCTCACCATTGTCGGCACACCGGGGCTTTTTCGGCTCTAGCCCCTTCAGTCAGACCAACGCTTTTCTTGAGAGCCAAGGCTGCGAGCCAATAGATTGGAAATTATGATCAGAGGCGTTGCAATATCGAGTGATATTCTAAAGACTGGAATGCAGCTTTTATGAAAAGGGCGTTAGACAGGGGGTCTAATCGTGAAGAAGACAGCAGCTTTTCTCATTTTTGCCAGTGTCCTGCTTCAAGGGTGCGGGTGGGATTCAAAGACGAGGCTTGTGCCGACCTATGAGCGCGAGGTTATCGCTTTGTCCGGCACTTATGATGTGGGTGAGGACAGCGTTTCATTTTCACCTTTCTCCAACGAGGGCCTGCAAACTGTAATCATTGAGACAGGCAGTGGCAGTCGATACACCAACCGCGTTGCTTATGATCTGGTGCAGGTGAAGGGTGCGATTGAAGAGGGTGTGGACCGCCGGGAGTTCACATATCTGGCCGAACGTCGCCAAATTCCGCAAGAAGAGCCCAAGCTCACTTACGAATTGATCACCGTGCGCAAGGTGCATGGGGAAAATGCTGTTTTCACAGGCGACTACGAGTTCAAGCAATATTCGCTGAAATGCGCTGATGCGACAATGCGGATCAACACCAACACCGAAGGGTCTGGCTGCACCTTCAATCGCTATAGTGAATTGATGGCCGCCACCACCGACGTGTTGCAATGGATGAGCGATCCCCGAATTGCGATAGAATATGACACTGGATACAAGCGTTAACCCGCCCATGACACAAACAAATCAAGCAGACACCGTCCTTTATGAAGTGCGCGACAAGGTCGCTCTTGTCACGCTCAACCGACCGGAGGCGATGAACGCGATCAACAAGGCGCTGCGCCGCCGTCTTTACGAAGTTATGCGCGCAGCTGACCGCGACGACACGGTTCATGCGGTTGTCCTGACGGGCGCAGGAACGCGCGCCTTTACCGCTGGCCTCGATTTGAAAGAGCTGGGCAGCCAGGAGGGCGCGCTTGGCGCTGCCAATGATAAAGACCCTGCGAACAACCCGGTCAAAGCGATCGAAGTGTGCCGCAAGCCGGTGATTGGTGCGGTCAACGGGGTTGCGATCACTGGCGGGTTCGAAGTGGCGCTTGCCTGCGATTTTCTCATCGCTGCGACCAATGCGCGCTTTGCCGACACCCATGCGCGCGTTGGTATCACCCCGGGCTGGGGCCTGTCGCAGAAATTGTCGCGCATGATCGGGATCGGTCGGGCCAAGGAGCTTGCTTTCACTGGCAACTTCCTTGGCGCAGAGACGGCGCTGCAATGGGGGCTGGTCAATCATGTGGTCGAGCCTGACGATTTGCTGCCAACCGCGCTCAAACTGGCCGAGGATGTGGCCAGCATCGATACCGCTTTCGTGCAAAGCTATAAGCGGCTGATCGACGATGGCTTTGCGGTGAGTTTTGGCGAAGGCATGGCAATCGAGGCCAAGCGCTCGTCCGCTGCCAATTCAAAGGTCGCGCCTGAGCAGGTCGAATCGGTGCGCAAAGACGTGCAGGAACGCGGGCGGGGCCAGTAAGGGTTGAACCAATAGGGCGGCAATGACGATTGAGGCGGCGAGCGCAGCCTATTCAGCGGGCACTTCGACCTTGCGAAAAGTCATCGAGCCCAATGGCCCATTGACTTCGAGTATCCCGTCAACAAACCGCCCCGTCGCTTCGTCAAAATCGACGACGCCAAGGTCATTGCGGTGAAATTCAAAGTGCATCGTGCCGCGCGCATTGGCGGTGCTGTGCGCGCTTACATCGAAGGCCTCTGACTGTATGTCATAGCTTCGCATATGAAAGGCGACCTTTTCAAGCCGATCACATTCCTCGCCAGGCGTCCAATCGCCTTCACTTACATAATCGTAAACCGTCTCTCCATTGGCGCACAGGCCGTAAACCCTTGCATATTGGAAAGGTCTGTCCGTGCCTGCCCAGACAATGCGGAAGGCCGGGCCATCCTTGGTGGGTTCCACCCGCGCAAGGGTGAATTGCGGCGGGACCGGCTTGGGGTCACTGGTGAAGGTGATCACGCCATCTTTTTCAGCCCAATGGCCAGTTGCGCGCGCGTCAAGCGAGCCAACGGAAAGCCCCCATCGAAAGCTTCCATCCGCCTCAATCACCATGCCCATGGCGGTTTCAAAGCTGCCGCCATCATAGCGGCCCACAAAACTTGATTCATCCCTCGATGCTTCCT from Erythrobacter sp. SCSIO 43205 includes these protein-coding regions:
- a CDS encoding enoyl-CoA hydratase, with translation MTQTNQADTVLYEVRDKVALVTLNRPEAMNAINKALRRRLYEVMRAADRDDTVHAVVLTGAGTRAFTAGLDLKELGSQEGALGAANDKDPANNPVKAIEVCRKPVIGAVNGVAITGGFEVALACDFLIAATNARFADTHARVGITPGWGLSQKLSRMIGIGRAKELAFTGNFLGAETALQWGLVNHVVEPDDLLPTALKLAEDVASIDTAFVQSYKRLIDDGFAVSFGEGMAIEAKRSSAANSKVAPEQVESVRKDVQERGRGQ
- a CDS encoding ribonuclease D, whose translation is MAVYFHEEDLPDGVLEGTSDLAVDTETMGLITHRDRLCVVQISDGSGDEHLVRFSPGSDYEAPNLTRILADPNRVKLYHFGRFDLAAIQYYLGVEAGPVFCTKIASKLVRTYTDRHGLKNLTDELLGENISKQQQSSDWGGPELNEAQRDYAASDVRFLHRLRDELVVRLEREGRMEIAQACFDFLPTRAALDIAGWDGRDIFSHNEGYYR
- a CDS encoding exopolysaccharide biosynthesis polyprenyl glycosylphosphotransferase, whose amino-acid sequence is MNKQTGLLLDAAHTEKIARPIAPSLERRRLRAFAVMMVIDAALLHIAFAAASLIYHGDWASPNNMLAAQTLLPVFFTIALYNGSYGGQALGDWVFAAKRALTALLVSTALVNFLAFYTKSNAEFSRGSVTLGLILSAIAIVSFRRVVEMFIARFWQGRTTNELVIDDGGPSFASTRGESILASDYALDPTSHDPFMFDRLGKLLQNQDKVVVSTPRERREQWAFLLKSAGVHGEIVSQPAHDLGALGVQHYEAQDRTTLIVSNGPLKLRSRISKRLFDTVIAGAALLALSPLLLVVALMIKLEDGGPIFFVQRRMGRGNTFFNMFKFRSMKVDKNDAEGARSTGREDDRITRIGAFIRRTSIDELPQLINVLKGDMSIVGPRPHALGSRANNKFFWEVDAQYWRRHCLKPGLTGLAQVRGHRGATEKESDLTDRLQSDLEYISGWSLRRDIEIVFKTILVLRHENAY
- a CDS encoding LPS export ABC transporter periplasmic protein LptC — protein: MVIKRRIETNRAKELRSKRQDFAAPGGSHDKLVAFLARALPMGVGVMAALMIITPLSPRGEISFLLDRNSVAVINERLSVDNAMYRGRDDMGRPFSITAGEAVQRSSAEGKVRMDDLLAQLLLEEGPAQLSAAGGVYDIDSEVVDVEGTMRVRTADGYAIEASGVEFNLETRTMTGTGGVEGALPVGTFSANSMRGDLDARTISLDGNARLTMVPGKLSGMNTIGQRMP
- the ung gene encoding uracil-DNA glycosylase is translated as MASEDIPETWRAALEPALRTAQARKLGGWLVAEEQAGKVIYPPRGARLAALKATPLDKVRVVILGQDPYHGPGQAHGLSFSVQDGVKQPPSLVNIFKELENDLGIPRPESGNLTPWARQGVLLLNNTLTVQEGQAGSHAGRGWDAITDACVQAVVDQGLPCVFILWGSHAAKKASRVKGLGAGQHHRVIKSPHPSPLSAHRGFFGSSPFSQTNAFLESQGCEPIDWKL
- a CDS encoding LptA/OstA family protein; translated protein: MARISSSNLAKIGLSWAAGGALIGGCIALGMSAHAQTIASHDTNAPVSFDAGSIDFDDRANRVVLSGNVVVNQGPLSVRSNRMLASYTDDGSLDVQRITANGGVVVTRANERASGDVAVYDFGKRIITMAGNVSLSRGGDVLRGERLVINLATGLSSVDGRASGANSTTPGDNGRVTGTFNVSGD
- the holA gene encoding DNA polymerase III subunit delta; protein product: MKAKHSEFARGLPRSASQASIFFFCGPDEAGASAAADKIIAALPDAGERIELSGGDLKRDPALLGDEARSGSLFGDKRHILARVTGEEAHDALKALIETSDSGAGDAAPILVIATSATDKSRTAKLLEKRPDALVTMFHPPDLGSVAGAVRSMADAAGLRLGGDLAERIARSAGLDVRLAQSEVDKLALYLDASSQTPKSATPEDLAAIGAPTEDDGFAPLVNAVLGGELGKLPSELRRMKELGINPVGLLLALERRAGQLTQITAKLGPRGNFDNLGKGEKAQLGVFWKEEREIRQQLGRWPARKLGRLIPRLAALHQSLLANSQAAELLLAQDLTQIARFAAKR